From the Amia ocellicauda isolate fAmiCal2 chromosome 21, fAmiCal2.hap1, whole genome shotgun sequence genome, one window contains:
- the LOC136717328 gene encoding creatine kinase B-type, protein MPFGNTHNAFKMNYTAEQEYPDLSKHNNYMAKVLTPEIYESLRDKQTPSGFTLDDVIQTGVDNPGHPFIMTVGCVAGDEETYDVFKDLLDPVIEARHGGYKPTDKHKTDLNPENLQGGDDLDPNYVLSSRVRTGRSIRGLCLPPHCSRGERRAVENLAIESLGALDGDLKGKYYPLNKMTDQEQEQLIEDHFLFDKPVSPLLTCAGMARDWPDARGIWHNDNKTFLVWVNEEDHLRVISMQKGGNMRDVFTRFCTGLTKIESLFKDKGHEFMWNEHLGYVLTCPSNLGTGLRAGVHVKLPNMSKNEEFGEVLKRLRLQKRGTGGVDTAAVGGVFDISNADRLGFSEVELVQMVVDGVKLLVEMEKRLEKGQCIKDLIPDQK, encoded by the exons ATGCCTTTCGGGAACACGCACAACGCGTTCAAGATGAACTACACGGCGGAGCAGGAGTACCCCGACCTCAGCAAGCACAACAACTACATGGCGAAGGTGCTGACTCCGGAGATCTACGAGAGCCTGCGGGACAAGCAAACTCCTAGCGGATTTACTCTGGATGATGTCATTCAAACCGGGGTGGATAACCCAG GACACCCCTTTATCATGACGGTGGGCTGTGTGGCCGGAGATGAGGAGACCTATGATGTCTTCAAGGACCTGCTGGACCCTGTGATTGAAGCCAGACACGGAGGATACAAAcccacagacaaacacaagaCTGACCTGAACCCCGAGAACCTGCAG GGTGGGGATGACCTGGACCCAAACTACGTGCTGAGCTCCCGTGTGCGGACCGGCAGGAGCATCCGTGGGCTGTGCCTGCCCCCCCACTGCAGCCGTGGGGAGAGGCGTGCTGTGGAGAACCTCGCGATTGAGA gtttggGTGCCCTGGATGGTGACCTTAAAGGGAAATACTATCCTCTGAATAAAATGACTGATCAGGAACAAGAACAGCTGATTGAGGACCACTTCTTGTTTGACAAGCCCGTGTCTCCCCTGCTGACCTGCGCTGGCATGGCCCGGGACTGGCCCGACGCCAGGGGGATCTG GCACAACGACAACAAGACCTTCCTCGTCTGGGTCAATGAGGAAGACCACCTCCGAGTCATCTCGATGCAGAAGGGTGGCAACATGCGGGATGTCTTCACGCGCTTCTGCACTGGACTGACCAAG ATTGAATCGCTCTTCAAGGACAAAGGCCATGAATTCATGTGGAATGAACACCTGGGCTACGTCCTGACCTGCCCCTCCAACCTGGGCACTGGGCTCCGTGCCGGTGTCCACGTCAAGCTGCCCAACATGAGCAAGAATGAGGAATTCGGAGAGGTGCTGAAGAGGCTGAGACTGCAGAAACGTGGAACAG GTGGTGTGGACACTGCAGCCGTGGGAGGAGTGTTCGACATCTCCAACGCAGACCGCCTGGGCTTCTCCGAGGTGGAGCTGGTGCAGATGGTGGTGGATGGCGTGAAGCTCCTGGTTGAGATGGAGAAGCGTCTGGAGAAGGGCCAGTGCATCAAGGACCTCATACCTGACCAGAAGTGA